Proteins encoded in a region of the Triticum dicoccoides isolate Atlit2015 ecotype Zavitan chromosome 3A, WEW_v2.0, whole genome shotgun sequence genome:
- the LOC119272330 gene encoding geraniol 8-hydroxylase-like — MELVLYATCILFAVSSLYVIRHFAGARRNLPPGPPSWPLIGNLLDLGAQPHRSLARLAERHGPLMTLRLGALTTVIASSADTARDVLQRHDAAFSARSVSDAARACAYDSLSMGWLPPSSPHWRALRKLCSGELFAPHRLDAHQSIRREKVQQLVSHVARLSREGAAVDVSRVVFTTALNLLSCTIFSADIADLDDREGTGQFRAVIASFTEVAGLPNLSDFFPAVAPLDPQRLRKRLAAVLKRLHAIFDEQIERRMRERTAGEPPKDDFLDVLLDYRGLENGRGLDREMLRALLSDLFIAGSDTSATTFEWAMAGLLQNPSAMAKAREELAQVIGSKSEIEESDIGQLEYIQAIVKEVFRLHPVAPFLIPRQAEATTELRGYTVPKGARVMVNVWAIGRDSELWSEPERFIPERFLGKDMDYRGRHFELLPFGSGRRICPGMPLAVRMVHLMLATLLYRFEWRLPREVEGNGVDMREKFGIVLALATPLQAIAEPM; from the exons ATGGAGCTCGTCCTCTACGCAACGTGCATCCTTTTTGCCGTCTCCTCTCTGTACGTCATCCGCCACTTCGCCGGCGCCCGCCGCAACCTGCCGCCGGGTCCCCCATCATGGCCTCTCATCGGAAACCTACTCGACCTCGGCGCCCAGCCGCACCGCTCCCTCGCGCGCCTCGCGGAGCGCCACGGCCCGCTCATGACGCTCCGCCTCGGCGCCCTCACCACCGTCATCGCCTCGTCCGCGGACACCGCCCGCGACGTCCTCCAGCGCCACGACGCCGCCTTCTCCGCGCGCTCCGTGTCCGACGCCGCCCGCGCGTGCGCCTACGACAGCCTCTCCATGGGCTGGCTCCCGCCCAGCAGCCCCCACTGGCGCGCCCTCCGCAAGCTCTGCTCGGGGGAGCTCTTCGCGCCGCACCGCCTCGACGCGCACCAGTCCATCCGCCGCGAGAAGGTGCAGCAGCTCGTGTCCCACGTCGCTCGGCTGTCGCGAGAGGGCGCCGCCGTGGACGTCAGCCGCGTCGTGTTCACCACCGCGCTCAACCTGCTCTCCTGCACCATATTCTCAGCCGACATCGCCGACCTCGACGACAGAGAAGGGACGGGGCAGTTCAGGGCCGTGATCGCAAGCTTCACGGAAGTCGCCGGGCTGCCCAACCTGTCGGACTTCTTCCCAGCGGTCGCGCCGCTCGACCCGCAACGGCTGAGGAAGCGCCTCGCCGCGGTGTTAAAGCGGCTGCATGCCATATTCGACGAGCAGATCGAGAGGCGCATGCGGGAGCGCACCGCCGGCGAGCCGCCCAAGGATGACTTCCTCGACGTGCTGCTGGACTACCGCGGCCTGGAAAATGGCCGGGGACTCGACCGGGAAATGCTGCGCGCATTACTTTCG GATTTGTTTATAGCTGGAAGCGATACAAGCGCAACAACCTTCGAGTGGGCAATGGCTGGGTTGCTACAAAACCCATCAGCCATGGCGAAAGCTCGTGAAGAACTCGCGCAGGTCATTGGCTCCAAATCAGAAATCGAGGAATCGGACATTGGCCAGCTCGAGTACATCCAGGCCATTGTGAAAGAGGTGTTCCGCCTGCACCCTGTTGCTCCATTCCTTATACCCCGCCAAGCCGAAGCGACCACGGAGTTAAGAGGTTACACAGTGCCCAAGGGCGCGCGCGTGATGGTGAACGTCTGGGCGATTGGCCGAGACAGCGAGTTGTGGTCCGAACCAGAGAGGTTCATACCGGAGAGGTTCTTGGGGAAAGACATGGATTACCGAGGCCGACACTTTGAGCTCCTTCCGTTTGGTTCTGGCCGACGGATCTGCCCGGGGATGCCGCTGGCTGTGCGCATGGTGCATCTAATGCTTGCGACACTGCTGTACCGGTTTGAGTGGAGGCTTCCAAGAGAAGTGGAGGGAAATGGGGTGGACATGAGGGAGAAGTTTGGGATTGTGCTAGCATTGGCCACCCCTCTCCAGGCCATAGCTGAACCAATGTAA